The Streptomyces pactum genome contains a region encoding:
- a CDS encoding CocE/NonD family hydrolase, with translation MSESVVDLLLSLRAQGIALWAEHGKLRFDAPAGAVTPALREKLLARKAEIVAFLAEADLAERSTVRITMTDGVRLAADLYRPKREGVVVQEPLPVVWCHERYRRAEHVSGGVLTKLDSQPWLRELLRNGYVVGVVDVRGGGASEGTRPVEFDPQEARDAHTVTEWLAEQPWSTGRVGMFGMSYSGISQLLAAGTAPPHLAAIVPQMAMFDLYAFLRPGGVFRDDFARNWGETVRRLDTEAGAAHSKDADVAGVVAGHRLNARVFEQAATLRFRDSTDEATGITPYEHVNPAAALADISASGVPVCHLTGWYDIWVRDTTLWYRNLANPQRLVIGPWSHNKWSDEDIAREHLRWYDHWLKGVDNGVMDERPVRYFTMSAPPGTEWRTASHWPPPHVRPRTFHFHEGPTGTVPSANDGLLLADDGTGPGPADGADAYEVDYSATTGTTSRWSDGYGAGFRYDLTANDRKALTYTSPVLTEDLEVTGHPLVHLWVTSTHPDGEFFVYLEEVDEKGDSHYVSEAVIRASHRGLDTPLHDAMGLPYHPGTADSVAPLPGEPVELVADMHPTSNVFAAGRRLRISVTCCDRDNAQVPQRDPVPVVRVHRGPGHPSRVVLPTAPQV, from the coding sequence GTGTCCGAAAGCGTCGTCGACCTCCTCCTGTCCCTGCGCGCGCAGGGCATAGCCCTGTGGGCCGAGCACGGGAAGCTGCGCTTCGACGCCCCGGCCGGCGCCGTGACCCCCGCCCTGCGCGAGAAACTCCTCGCGCGCAAGGCGGAGATCGTCGCGTTCCTCGCCGAGGCCGACCTGGCCGAGCGCAGCACCGTACGGATCACCATGACCGACGGGGTGCGCCTGGCCGCCGATCTGTACCGTCCCAAACGTGAGGGTGTGGTGGTCCAGGAGCCCTTGCCGGTTGTCTGGTGCCACGAGCGCTACCGCAGGGCCGAGCACGTCAGCGGCGGCGTGCTGACCAAACTGGACAGCCAGCCCTGGCTCCGGGAACTCCTGCGCAACGGTTACGTGGTCGGCGTGGTCGACGTGCGCGGCGGCGGCGCGTCGGAGGGCACCCGGCCCGTCGAGTTCGACCCCCAGGAGGCCCGGGACGCCCACACGGTGACCGAATGGCTGGCCGAGCAGCCCTGGTCCACCGGACGCGTCGGCATGTTCGGCATGTCGTACTCGGGGATCAGCCAACTGCTCGCCGCCGGTACGGCGCCACCGCACCTGGCGGCGATCGTCCCGCAGATGGCGATGTTCGACCTCTACGCGTTCCTGCGCCCCGGCGGAGTCTTCCGGGACGACTTCGCACGCAACTGGGGCGAGACCGTCCGCAGGCTCGACACGGAGGCGGGCGCCGCCCATTCGAAGGATGCGGACGTCGCCGGTGTCGTGGCCGGACACCGGCTCAACGCCCGGGTGTTCGAGCAGGCCGCGACGCTGCGGTTCCGTGACAGCACGGACGAGGCGACGGGCATCACACCGTACGAGCACGTCAACCCCGCCGCCGCGCTGGCCGACATCAGCGCCTCCGGCGTCCCCGTGTGCCACCTGACCGGCTGGTACGACATCTGGGTCCGCGACACGACGCTCTGGTACCGCAACCTGGCCAACCCCCAGCGTCTCGTCATCGGCCCCTGGAGCCACAACAAGTGGTCGGACGAGGACATCGCCCGTGAGCACTTGCGCTGGTACGACCACTGGCTCAAGGGCGTCGACAACGGAGTCATGGACGAACGACCGGTCAGGTACTTCACCATGAGCGCCCCGCCGGGCACCGAGTGGCGCACCGCGAGCCACTGGCCGCCGCCCCACGTGCGGCCCCGGACGTTCCACTTCCACGAGGGCCCGACCGGCACCGTCCCCTCCGCCAACGACGGACTGCTGCTCGCCGACGACGGAACCGGGCCCGGCCCCGCCGACGGCGCCGACGCCTACGAGGTCGACTACTCCGCCACCACCGGGACGACCTCCCGCTGGTCCGACGGGTACGGCGCCGGGTTCCGCTACGACCTCACGGCGAACGACCGCAAGGCCCTGACCTACACCTCGCCGGTGCTCACCGAGGACCTCGAGGTCACCGGCCACCCCCTGGTCCACCTGTGGGTCACGTCCACCCACCCGGACGGCGAGTTCTTCGTCTACCTGGAGGAGGTGGACGAGAAGGGCGACTCCCACTACGTGAGCGAGGCGGTGATCCGCGCATCCCACCGCGGCCTGGACACACCCCTGCACGACGCCATGGGCCTGCCCTACCACCCGGGGACGGCGGACTCGGTCGCGCCGCTCCCGGGCGAACCGGTGGAACTCGTCGCCGACATGCACCCCACGTCGAACGTCTTCGCGGCCGGCCGCCGACTGCGGATCAGCGTCACCTGCTGCGACCGGGACAACGCCCAGGTGCCTCAGCGGGACCCCGTGCCGGTCGTGCGGGTCCACCGGGGCCCAGGCCACCCGTCGAGGGTGGTCCTGCCCACAGCGCCCCAGGTGTGA
- a CDS encoding alpha/beta fold hydrolase, which translates to MRAWRETLESDPVSDDEDFFEAGGNSLLAVELQRRLIAALGHRVPLRHIHDHPTVRGLLGLRPPRQPRPAPPEAAGVPVLNLYCLPYAGSSARMYEPWKTRLPSSVAVIPLELPGRGARWPERAKSELEPLLDDLAGGMEEARRAPYAVFGHSFGGVLAFELVRHLRALGFPPPRRLLVSGCPAPHLATPAETTYDLSDEEFTERLRRLRGTPEELLENEELMELYIPILRADYAILDHYKAPPSEPLDCPVSVFYGRGDEDAGRDVTEQWSAYSGGPAAIEEIAGDHFFLRDAEEELLAKMARHLGAPPPGNP; encoded by the coding sequence GTGAGGGCCTGGCGAGAGACGCTGGAGTCCGACCCCGTCTCGGACGACGAGGACTTCTTCGAGGCCGGGGGCAACTCCCTCCTCGCGGTGGAACTCCAGCGCCGTCTGATCGCGGCGCTCGGCCACCGCGTGCCCCTGCGGCACATCCACGACCACCCCACCGTCCGCGGACTCCTCGGACTGCGACCGCCGCGGCAGCCGCGCCCCGCTCCGCCCGAGGCGGCCGGCGTACCCGTCCTGAACCTGTACTGCCTCCCGTACGCCGGCAGTTCCGCCCGCATGTACGAACCGTGGAAGACCCGGCTGCCGTCGTCGGTGGCCGTCATCCCGCTGGAGCTGCCGGGGCGCGGAGCCCGCTGGCCCGAGCGCGCCAAGTCCGAACTGGAGCCCCTGCTCGACGACCTCGCGGGGGGGATGGAGGAGGCACGCCGCGCCCCGTACGCCGTCTTCGGCCACAGCTTCGGAGGCGTCCTCGCCTTCGAACTCGTCCGCCACCTGCGCGCGCTGGGTTTTCCGCCGCCCCGGCGCCTGCTGGTCTCCGGCTGTCCGGCGCCCCATCTGGCCACGCCCGCCGAGACCACGTACGACCTGTCGGACGAGGAGTTCACCGAGCGGCTGCGGCGGCTGCGGGGCACCCCCGAGGAGCTCCTGGAGAACGAGGAGCTGATGGAGCTGTACATCCCGATCCTCCGGGCCGACTACGCCATCCTCGACCACTACAAGGCGCCCCCGTCCGAACCGCTCGACTGCCCCGTCTCCGTGTTCTACGGACGCGGGGACGAGGACGCCGGACGGGACGTCACGGAGCAGTGGAGCGCGTACAGCGGCGGGCCCGCCGCGATCGAGGAGATCGCCGGGGACCACTTCTTCCTCCGGGACGCCGAGGAGGAACTGCTGGCGAAGATGGCACGGCATCTCGGGGCCCCACCGCCCGGCAATCCGTGA
- a CDS encoding MbtH family protein: protein MDERQEEAQYAVVVNHEEQYSIWPLGREVPGGWKHAGHEGPKDACLAHIKEVWTDMRPLSLRLKMENEKTR from the coding sequence ATGGACGAGCGGCAGGAAGAAGCCCAGTACGCCGTGGTGGTCAACCACGAGGAGCAGTACTCGATCTGGCCGCTGGGCCGCGAGGTTCCCGGAGGCTGGAAGCACGCCGGTCACGAGGGCCCGAAGGACGCCTGCCTGGCCCACATCAAGGAGGTGTGGACCGACATGCGTCCGCTGAGCCTCCGCCTGAAGATGGAGAACGAGAAAACCCGATGA
- a CDS encoding LLM class F420-dependent oxidoreductase: MSYPHSAARPVRIGVQIQPQYCSYAEIRRAVAQYEELGVDILFNWDHFFPVYGPADGEHYECWTMLGAWAEATSRVEFGPLVSCNSYRNPDLLADMARTVDHISDGRLILGIGAGWNEKDYDEYGYEFGTPKSRLAALGEGLERIERRWQRLNPAPTRKIPVLVGGNGERKTLRLAARHADIWHGFGDATELAHKHGVLDAWCAETGRDPAEIERSTRVFRRGPEEVGQDLVDVGTRLFQLVARSPDFDPAPVKDWLDFRDDVNKRLVAS; this comes from the coding sequence ATGTCCTACCCCCACTCCGCCGCCCGGCCCGTCCGCATCGGCGTGCAGATCCAGCCGCAGTACTGCTCCTACGCGGAGATCCGCCGCGCCGTCGCCCAGTACGAGGAACTCGGCGTGGACATCCTGTTCAACTGGGACCACTTCTTCCCCGTCTACGGTCCCGCCGACGGCGAGCACTACGAGTGCTGGACGATGCTCGGCGCCTGGGCGGAGGCGACCTCCCGCGTCGAGTTCGGCCCCCTGGTGAGCTGCAACTCCTACCGAAACCCCGACCTGCTCGCCGACATGGCGCGCACGGTCGACCACATCAGCGACGGCCGCCTCATCCTCGGCATCGGCGCCGGCTGGAACGAGAAGGACTACGACGAGTACGGCTACGAATTCGGGACGCCGAAGAGCAGGCTCGCGGCCTTGGGCGAGGGGCTGGAGCGGATCGAACGGCGGTGGCAGCGGCTCAACCCCGCGCCCACCCGCAAGATCCCCGTCCTGGTCGGCGGCAACGGAGAACGCAAGACCCTGCGGCTGGCCGCCCGGCATGCCGACATCTGGCACGGCTTCGGTGATGCCACGGAACTGGCGCACAAACACGGCGTCCTCGACGCCTGGTGCGCCGAGACGGGCCGAGACCCGGCGGAGATCGAGCGCTCGACCCGGGTGTTCCGGCGCGGCCCCGAGGAGGTCGGCCAGGACCTCGTGGACGTGGGCACGCGCCTGTTCCAACTGGTCGCCCGGTCACCGGACTTCGACCCCGCGCCCGTCAAGGACTGGCTGGACTTCCGGGACGACGTCAACAAGCGTCTCGTCGCGTCCTGA
- a CDS encoding non-ribosomal peptide synthetase: MTSQYGTAPQGDTHTPSVTDTVTSVWASVLRIDTPDPDANFFALGGNSLQGARMVGRLREELGIRIPLSALFESQTAAELAARIEDLRGDDAPLTGPSVPAFAERTDGTFQAPASFAQQRLWVEEHILGPSSRYNVPAAVEIEGDLDVAALRLALRTLVDRHEPFRTTIRAVGGVPHQVVEAAMELPLEIIDLQGEPEEQREQVLVDRIGASAQRPFDVERGPLLRAELYRLADQWHVLLVNMHHAITDIHSFELAVAELLELYASAAKGTVPAADPPALQYADFAAWQRRTVGDAAFDAQLEYWKERLRGPLPVLDLPTDLTPQGSPSGRGATVAVELPRAVSRRVRELARQNDATPFMTVLTLLAALLHRYSGQTDIVVGTPSANRDLPELEGMLGYFLNTLAVRCDLSGDPTVLGLLGEVRERTLGAYAHQDVPFERVVNAVATDRSGLQSLFRVMLAFQQEMPSPELPGLTVTDVDLDRNAAKFDLVFSVTETETTYRVALEYNTDLFVEDKAWRILDHFRTLAADAVAAPTKRLSGLRVLPADEQRQIESWSAARCGPYPTDTFLHHMFEEQARRTPDAVAVESGDTEVTYRELDRRADLLAAALAERGVSTDHLVGLCAAPSVDLLTGILGILKAGAAYVPIDPLAPEDRMTHMVEDSGLRVLVTTAELHPLLPGGALDGVDVVHAEAEGPVDADGGTAPAPAGARPDPAVDPAQLVYLMYTSGTTGRPKGVGLPHTAVTPWMRWAQDVRPIGEGTRVVHNLSYHFDWSVEQMFHALTAGARLVMLPLEVRADPEATARFVDDHDIHMLYLTPTQMRALTGTGVTLPTLRHVSLGGENLSGDLVARIREVVSPGCLIWNEYGPTETAGVALAGRMGHASRDRASMPLGELVSNASCAVVDRWGNQQPIGVPGELLVGGDGVARGYRNRPELTAERFAPDPARPGRRLYRTGDMVRWLPDGEMEFLGRTDHQVKIRGVRVELEEIESVLRGHPGVADAVVVLEPGERLVAYLVPAPEGGPDDPELRSYLAPKLPAVMQPALLVRLDTMPTSATGKVDRARLPRPTDQPPAEVVVVPPSTETEHAVAAVWSEVLKLDVVDVNTTFFELGGDSLTLLAVVERLRRSQDLEIPVRAVVDTPTVAGLAARIDTLRWTLRSRETAVDTTGARELGEL; encoded by the coding sequence ATGACCTCGCAGTACGGGACCGCCCCGCAGGGCGACACGCACACCCCTTCCGTCACGGACACCGTGACCTCCGTCTGGGCGTCCGTGCTGCGCATCGACACCCCGGACCCGGACGCGAACTTCTTCGCCCTCGGCGGCAACTCGCTCCAGGGCGCCCGGATGGTCGGCCGGCTCCGTGAGGAACTGGGCATCCGCATCCCGCTCAGCGCGCTCTTCGAGAGCCAGACGGCCGCCGAACTGGCGGCCAGGATCGAGGACCTGCGCGGGGACGACGCGCCGCTCACCGGCCCGTCCGTCCCGGCGTTCGCGGAGCGGACCGACGGGACCTTCCAGGCGCCGGCCTCCTTCGCCCAGCAGCGCCTGTGGGTGGAGGAGCACATCCTGGGACCCAGCTCCCGGTACAACGTCCCCGCCGCCGTCGAGATCGAGGGGGACCTCGACGTCGCGGCACTGCGGCTGGCCCTCCGGACGCTGGTCGACCGCCACGAGCCGTTCCGCACGACCATCCGCGCCGTCGGCGGCGTGCCCCACCAGGTCGTCGAGGCCGCCATGGAACTGCCGCTGGAGATCATCGACCTCCAGGGCGAGCCGGAGGAGCAGCGGGAGCAGGTCCTCGTCGACCGGATCGGCGCGTCGGCGCAGCGCCCGTTCGACGTCGAGCGGGGGCCACTGCTCAGGGCGGAGCTGTACCGGCTGGCGGACCAGTGGCACGTCCTGCTGGTCAACATGCACCACGCCATCACCGACATCCACTCCTTCGAGCTCGCCGTGGCGGAACTGCTGGAGCTGTACGCGTCGGCCGCCAAGGGCACCGTCCCAGCGGCCGACCCGCCGGCCCTCCAGTACGCCGACTTCGCGGCCTGGCAGCGGCGCACCGTCGGCGACGCCGCGTTCGACGCGCAACTGGAGTACTGGAAGGAGCGCCTGCGCGGCCCCCTTCCCGTACTCGACCTGCCCACGGACCTCACCCCGCAGGGCTCCCCGAGCGGCCGGGGCGCGACCGTCGCCGTGGAGCTGCCGCGGGCCGTCTCGCGCCGCGTCCGGGAGCTGGCCCGCCAGAACGACGCCACGCCGTTCATGACCGTGCTGACCCTCCTCGCCGCGCTGCTGCACCGGTACAGCGGCCAGACGGACATCGTGGTGGGCACCCCCAGCGCCAACCGCGACCTGCCCGAGCTGGAAGGCATGCTCGGCTACTTCCTGAACACCCTCGCCGTACGCTGCGACCTCTCCGGCGACCCCACGGTGCTCGGGCTGCTCGGGGAGGTACGCGAGCGGACGCTGGGCGCCTACGCGCATCAGGACGTCCCGTTCGAGCGGGTGGTGAACGCCGTGGCCACGGACCGCTCCGGGCTGCAGTCGCTGTTCCGGGTCATGCTCGCCTTCCAGCAGGAGATGCCGTCACCGGAGCTGCCCGGCCTCACGGTCACCGACGTCGACCTGGACCGCAACGCAGCCAAGTTCGACCTGGTGTTCTCGGTGACCGAGACCGAGACCACCTACAGGGTGGCGCTGGAGTACAACACCGACCTCTTCGTCGAGGACAAGGCGTGGCGGATCCTTGACCACTTCCGCACGCTCGCCGCCGACGCGGTCGCCGCGCCGACGAAGCGGCTCTCCGGCCTGCGGGTTCTCCCCGCGGACGAGCAGCGGCAGATCGAATCCTGGTCGGCGGCCCGCTGCGGGCCGTACCCGACGGACACGTTCCTCCACCACATGTTCGAGGAGCAGGCGCGCAGGACTCCGGACGCGGTGGCCGTCGAGAGCGGCGACACGGAGGTCACCTACCGCGAACTGGACCGGCGCGCGGATCTGCTGGCCGCCGCGCTCGCGGAACGCGGCGTCAGCACGGACCACCTCGTGGGACTCTGCGCGGCACCCTCGGTGGACCTCCTGACCGGCATCCTCGGCATCCTCAAGGCGGGTGCGGCCTACGTGCCGATCGACCCGCTCGCCCCCGAGGACCGCATGACCCACATGGTCGAGGACAGCGGGCTGCGCGTGCTCGTGACGACCGCCGAGCTGCACCCCCTGCTGCCCGGCGGCGCGCTCGACGGCGTCGACGTGGTGCACGCGGAGGCCGAGGGCCCCGTCGACGCGGACGGCGGCACCGCACCGGCCCCAGCCGGGGCGCGCCCCGACCCGGCGGTGGACCCGGCACAGCTCGTGTACCTCATGTACACCTCCGGGACGACGGGCAGGCCCAAGGGCGTCGGACTGCCCCACACGGCCGTCACCCCCTGGATGCGGTGGGCACAGGACGTCCGGCCCATCGGCGAGGGCACCCGCGTCGTGCACAACCTCTCGTACCACTTCGACTGGTCGGTGGAGCAGATGTTCCACGCGCTGACGGCCGGTGCCCGCCTGGTCATGCTGCCGCTGGAGGTACGGGCGGACCCCGAGGCCACGGCCCGGTTCGTCGACGATCACGACATCCACATGCTGTACCTCACGCCCACCCAGATGCGGGCGCTCACGGGCACCGGAGTCACCCTGCCGACCCTGCGCCACGTCTCCCTGGGAGGCGAGAACCTCAGCGGAGACCTGGTCGCCCGCATCCGCGAGGTCGTGTCGCCCGGGTGCCTGATCTGGAACGAGTACGGCCCCACGGAGACCGCCGGCGTGGCCCTCGCCGGGCGCATGGGCCACGCTTCGCGGGACCGCGCCTCCATGCCGCTGGGCGAGCTCGTCTCCAACGCCTCCTGCGCCGTCGTGGACCGCTGGGGCAACCAGCAGCCCATAGGTGTCCCCGGCGAGCTGCTGGTCGGCGGGGACGGCGTCGCCCGCGGCTACCGCAACCGGCCCGAACTGACCGCCGAGCGCTTCGCCCCGGACCCCGCGAGGCCAGGACGCCGCCTCTACCGGACGGGCGACATGGTCCGCTGGCTGCCGGACGGCGAGATGGAGTTCCTCGGCCGCACCGATCACCAGGTCAAGATCCGCGGCGTGCGGGTCGAGCTGGAGGAGATCGAGTCCGTGCTGCGCGGCCACCCCGGCGTGGCGGACGCGGTGGTGGTCCTGGAGCCCGGCGAGCGGCTCGTCGCCTATCTCGTACCGGCCCCGGAAGGCGGCCCGGACGATCCGGAGCTGCGCTCGTACCTGGCGCCCAAGCTGCCCGCGGTCATGCAGCCCGCCCTCCTCGTCCGGCTCGACACGATGCCCACCTCGGCCACCGGCAAGGTGGACCGGGCCCGGCTGCCCCGGCCCACCGACCAGCCACCGGCCGAGGTCGTGGTGGTCCCGCCGAGCACCGAGACGGAGCACGCCGTCGCCGCCGTGTGGAGCGAGGTGCTGAAGCTCGACGTGGTCGACGTGAACACGACCTTCTTCGAACTGGGCGGCGACTCGCTCACCCTGCTGGCCGTCGTGGAACGACTGCGCCGGTCCCAGGACCTGGAGATCCCGGTGCGCGCCGTCGTCGACACGCCGACAGTCGCGGGCCTCGCCGCCCGGATCGACACACTGCGCTGGACCCTCCGGTCCCGGGAGACGGCCGTCGACACGACCGGCGCGCGCGAGCTGGGCGAGCTGTGA
- a CDS encoding thioesterase II family protein, with product MTTLVRPLVLRPHAAIRLLCLPHAGGGASAYRAWADELPDGIELWAVQPPGREDRVLTPPLDRMDDLLNALVPAVVPLLDRPFALFGHSMGAVVAWELARALQQLEAGSPVRLFASGCVPPQIRDVPDPPLHTLSDERLGDRLREWGATPEAVLTDPELMALLLPVIRADLAVVESRVHRGEPLLTCPVTAYGGTEDGSVGSDVLARWGEVTTGPSDCRMFPGDHFFPHSARTAVMADITDRLGAVSLYGKAGTA from the coding sequence ATGACGACGCTTGTCCGGCCGTTGGTCCTCAGGCCCCACGCGGCCATCAGGCTGCTGTGCCTGCCGCACGCCGGAGGCGGTGCCTCGGCGTACCGCGCGTGGGCCGACGAGCTGCCCGACGGCATCGAGCTGTGGGCGGTTCAGCCGCCCGGCCGTGAGGACCGGGTCCTGACCCCGCCCCTGGACCGCATGGACGACCTGCTCAACGCCCTGGTCCCCGCCGTCGTCCCGCTGCTGGACCGCCCGTTCGCCCTGTTCGGCCACAGCATGGGGGCCGTGGTGGCGTGGGAACTGGCCCGGGCGCTGCAGCAGCTCGAAGCGGGCTCGCCGGTACGGCTGTTCGCCTCCGGCTGTGTGCCGCCGCAGATCAGGGACGTACCGGATCCACCGCTGCACACCCTGTCCGACGAGCGGCTCGGCGACCGGCTCAGGGAGTGGGGCGCGACCCCGGAGGCCGTACTCACCGACCCGGAGTTGATGGCGCTGCTCCTCCCCGTCATACGCGCGGACCTCGCCGTGGTCGAGAGCCGCGTCCACCGCGGCGAACCCCTGCTCACCTGTCCCGTCACGGCGTACGGCGGCACCGAGGACGGCAGCGTCGGCAGTGACGTACTGGCGCGGTGGGGCGAGGTGACGACGGGGCCGTCGGACTGCCGCATGTTCCCCGGAGACCACTTCTTCCCGCACTCCGCGCGCACGGCCGTCATGGCGGACATCACCGACCGGCTCGGCGCGGTCTCGCTCTACGGAAAGGCTGGAACGGCATGA